One window of Chamaesiphon minutus PCC 6605 genomic DNA carries:
- a CDS encoding sugar transferase has protein sequence MFSYLSLPEIKLSLEFSERKLLLALVDVLLIFSGIIGSLWYWSYRAERSFGLDSIVGSHLLWIVGMGVGWLVWMFINDLYDLRIAVKLKRTIERIGWGCAIVGIIYLIYYFVTAPLQEESLSLRLAPAIAIASTSVLLSLWRTIYALFLGVGHASQRVLIFGAGVTGTIIADTFRQHPHYQAIGFIDDNAQLHGKICQNIPVLGDRRSLEFDIDGYRVDEIVLAISRPIDEDLLQLLTNFHERGIAITPMPMLYEKLTGRVAVEHIGSQWYSALPLKKNPFDTFNRIGKRGLDLICGAIIGSVLAIVFPFVAAAIRLDSPGPIFYKQERVGQYGAKFTVYKFRSMVQDAERNGKAQWAVKGDARITKVGNFIRKTRLDELPQVLNVLRGEMSMVGPRPERYQFIKELQQQIPFYRTRLAVKPGLTGWAQINYGYGSTIEDALIKLQYDLYYLKHWSPWLDLKILLRTFSVVLKMQGQ, from the coding sequence AATTAAGCTATCACTCGAATTCTCCGAGCGCAAGCTGCTACTTGCGCTGGTGGATGTTTTGCTCATTTTCAGTGGTATTATTGGGTCTCTATGGTACTGGAGCTATCGCGCCGAGCGGTCTTTTGGGTTGGACTCGATCGTCGGGTCGCACTTGCTGTGGATCGTCGGGATGGGTGTCGGATGGTTGGTATGGATGTTTATTAACGATCTATACGATCTACGAATCGCGGTCAAACTCAAACGCACGATCGAGCGCATTGGCTGGGGTTGTGCGATCGTAGGCATTATCTACCTGATTTACTATTTTGTAACCGCACCGTTGCAAGAAGAATCCTTATCATTGCGACTGGCACCAGCAATCGCGATCGCCAGTACCAGTGTCTTGTTATCGCTTTGGAGAACGATTTATGCGTTGTTCCTCGGTGTCGGACATGCCAGCCAGCGCGTGTTGATTTTCGGAGCTGGAGTGACGGGGACGATTATCGCCGACACTTTTCGGCAACACCCTCACTATCAGGCGATCGGATTTATCGATGATAACGCCCAGCTACACGGCAAAATCTGTCAAAATATTCCAGTTTTAGGCGATCGTCGCAGTTTAGAATTCGATATCGATGGCTATCGGGTCGATGAGATCGTGCTAGCAATTAGCCGACCGATCGATGAAGATTTGCTGCAATTGTTGACTAACTTTCACGAGCGGGGGATCGCGATTACACCGATGCCCATGCTCTATGAAAAACTGACAGGTAGAGTTGCGGTCGAACACATCGGCAGTCAATGGTACTCCGCACTCCCGCTCAAGAAGAATCCTTTCGATACCTTCAATCGGATCGGCAAACGGGGATTGGATCTAATTTGCGGTGCGATTATCGGCTCGGTGTTGGCAATCGTCTTTCCCTTTGTGGCTGCTGCCATCCGCTTAGATAGTCCCGGACCGATCTTTTACAAACAAGAACGTGTCGGACAATATGGAGCCAAATTTACCGTCTACAAGTTTCGATCGATGGTGCAAGATGCCGAGCGCAATGGTAAAGCGCAGTGGGCGGTTAAAGGCGACGCGCGGATTACCAAAGTCGGTAACTTTATCCGCAAAACCCGCTTAGACGAACTACCTCAAGTGCTCAACGTCCTACGCGGCGAAATGAGTATGGTCGGCCCGCGCCCCGAACGCTATCAATTCATCAAAGAATTACAGCAGCAAATTCCATTTTATCGCACCAGACTGGCGGTAAAACCCGGACTCACCGGATGGGCGCAGATTAATTACGGTTATGGCAGCACGATCGAAGATGCTTTAATTAAGCTGCAATACGATCTCTACTATCTCAAGCATTGGTCGCCATGGTTGGATCTCAAAATCTTATTGCGGACATTCTCGGTAGTCTTGAAAATGCAAGGACAATAA